One Hippea jasoniae genomic region harbors:
- the sucC gene encoding ADP-forming succinate--CoA ligase subunit beta: MKLHEYQAKEVLASYGVPVPEGRVTYFPDDAWMVSMELGLPVVLKAQVLTGGRGKAGGVKIARTSDEVREVAQELFGKKLVTKQTGPEGVVIRKLLVEKAADIERELYFSIVIDRTTSRPTVIASKRGGMSIEEVAEKYPEDIIKIPIDPVVGFLPYQIRRLKYDLDLMAQEKEAAKLFSALYKVFVEKDCSLLELNPLVVLKSGHLLAVDAKMDIDDNALYRRKDISKMRDLTEADPDELEARFSGLNFIKLTGNIGCMVNGAGLAMTTMDVIKLAGGEPANFLDVGGEATPETIAKGFEIITRDPKVKAMFINIFGGIVRCDKVANGIIQALNRVKVDIPVVIRLTGMNREEGMEILKKAPMKFYVANDLREAAEMITRLAKENTQSTNSKKENKEDKKEK; encoded by the coding sequence ATGAAACTTCATGAATATCAGGCTAAAGAGGTGCTGGCAAGCTACGGCGTACCAGTACCAGAGGGAAGGGTTACTTATTTCCCCGATGATGCATGGATGGTCTCTATGGAATTAGGTTTGCCTGTGGTCTTAAAGGCTCAGGTTTTAACAGGCGGTAGAGGTAAGGCTGGCGGAGTAAAAATTGCAAGGACATCCGATGAGGTCAGAGAGGTAGCTCAAGAGCTGTTTGGTAAAAAATTGGTAACAAAACAAACAGGCCCTGAGGGTGTAGTAATCAGAAAGCTATTAGTTGAAAAAGCTGCCGACATCGAAAGGGAGCTGTATTTTTCAATTGTAATCGACAGAACCACCTCAAGACCAACTGTTATAGCTTCAAAAAGGGGTGGTATGAGTATTGAAGAGGTGGCAGAAAAATATCCCGAGGATATTATTAAAATCCCGATCGATCCAGTTGTTGGATTTCTACCCTATCAGATCAGGCGACTGAAATACGACCTTGATTTGATGGCTCAGGAAAAAGAAGCAGCAAAGCTATTCAGTGCTCTTTATAAGGTTTTTGTTGAGAAGGATTGCTCTCTTCTTGAGCTAAACCCACTTGTTGTTTTAAAATCGGGTCATTTGCTGGCAGTTGATGCAAAAATGGATATTGACGATAACGCACTCTACAGAAGAAAAGATATATCAAAGATGAGAGATCTAACAGAGGCAGATCCTGACGAACTTGAAGCACGATTCTCAGGTTTAAATTTTATAAAACTCACAGGCAATATCGGCTGTATGGTTAACGGTGCAGGTCTTGCAATGACAACAATGGACGTTATTAAATTAGCCGGTGGAGAACCTGCAAACTTCTTGGATGTTGGAGGAGAAGCAACACCTGAGACTATAGCAAAGGGATTTGAGATTATTACCAGGGATCCTAAAGTAAAAGCAATGTTTATCAATATCTTTGGCGGCATCGTAAGATGTGACAAAGTTGCAAATGGTATAATTCAGGCTCTTAACAGGGTTAAAGTTGACATACCTGTTGTTATTAGATTAACAGGAATGAACAGAGAAGAAGGTATGGAGATCCTAAAGAAAGCACCGATGAAATTCTATGTAGCTAATGACTTAAGGGAAGCTGCAGAGATGATTACAAGACTTGCAAAGGAAAATACCCAATCTACAAATAGCAAAAAAGAAAACAAAGAAGATAAGAAGGAGAAGTAG
- a CDS encoding FeoA family protein — protein MRLSDGEVGKSYMIKSIEGGCMAKDRLLKLGLIPGSIITLKRKAPLRGPLMVEINGNDVVVGRGISVKIIIEELA, from the coding sequence ATGAGACTTTCGGATGGTGAAGTTGGAAAAAGCTATATGATCAAGTCGATTGAAGGCGGATGTATGGCAAAGGATAGACTGCTGAAGTTGGGTTTAATTCCTGGCAGTATTATAACATTAAAAAGAAAGGCTCCATTAAGGGGGCCTTTGATGGTTGAAATCAATGGCAACGATGTTGTTGTGGGCAGAGGAATCTCTGTAAAAATCATCATCGAGGAGTTAGCTTGA
- the folE2 gene encoding GTP cyclohydrolase FolE2 produces the protein MNLKDVQSQKDNRNIPIDKVGVKNITYPIVLLDKHKKQQHTIAKINMYVLLPSHFKGTHMSRFIEILNENKDCIDIRKIGKILKEMQNRLSAEKSYIELNFPYFMEKQAPVTKIASLMSYSCTVEAYGDKQSEELFLTVRVPITSLCPCSKEISDFGAHNQRGIATIKAQLKEFVWIEDMVEIAESSASCDIYSLLKRPDEKYVTEKAYQNPMFVEDIARNITIKLEKDVRISHFTVEVENFESIHNHNAYAFIER, from the coding sequence ATGAATTTAAAGGATGTGCAATCCCAAAAGGATAACCGCAACATACCAATAGATAAAGTGGGAGTTAAAAACATCACCTACCCGATTGTGTTGCTGGATAAGCATAAAAAACAGCAGCATACCATAGCCAAAATCAACATGTATGTCTTGCTTCCCTCCCATTTTAAAGGCACGCATATGAGCAGGTTTATAGAGATACTCAATGAGAACAAGGATTGCATCGACATTCGCAAAATCGGCAAAATCCTAAAAGAGATGCAAAATAGACTATCGGCTGAAAAATCATACATAGAACTTAACTTTCCGTATTTCATGGAGAAACAGGCTCCTGTAACAAAAATCGCCTCCCTTATGAGTTATAGTTGCACTGTGGAAGCATATGGAGATAAACAATCTGAGGAGTTGTTTTTAACGGTCAGAGTGCCGATTACAAGCCTATGCCCCTGTTCAAAAGAAATAAGCGATTTTGGAGCCCACAACCAGCGAGGCATAGCAACAATAAAAGCTCAGCTAAAAGAGTTTGTTTGGATTGAAGATATGGTAGAAATCGCAGAAAGCTCTGCAAGCTGCGATATTTACTCGCTTCTAAAAAGACCTGATGAAAAATATGTTACAGAAAAAGCCTACCAAAATCCCATGTTTGTTGAGGATATTGCCCGAAATATTACAATTAAATTAGAAAAAGATGTAAGAATATCGCATTTTACTGTAGAGGTTGAAAATTTTGAAAGCATTCATAATCACAACGCATATGCATTTATAGAAAGATGA
- the feoB gene encoding ferrous iron transport protein B, protein MKTIALIGQPNCGKSTLFNQIAGYKSLSANFPGATVEYTKGQTYINDELVEVVDLPGTYSLSWYDDAEKETVKALFSMDIDVIVNIIDASSLIRSIELTIELMSLSKPMVVALNMMDEAARKGIYIDIKKLENILGVKVVPIVAKKGKGVASLLKETMNAKPPLKRCVYSRGVEKYITKVSECISDNNVKTQWPTKLLAIKAIEGFKPCEEIVEATQPCRQALKEAKFALKEGLVIVQERHALCMDIFEAVARVKKPKKKNTEGVLDQYLLHPVFGYFFMFLIFFVIFYVVFNGGVPVENFIISIFDKIDGFIEQSLLQHKLLLAITKGVVDGVGAAFGIAFPYLLPFLFLISLLEDVGYLPRIGFLMDSLMHKMGIHGTSVIPFVSGYGCSVPAVMAVRILKGKKEKFISAFLASMVPCSARTTVIMGLVGYFLGYGYAILLYGFNIAVIFVSGVILKRLLPGINPEMIIDIPPYRLPTTKTLLLKTWHKVKDFVFLAVPMLIGGSVVLTLINYYHLDGYINQFFKPFLEGVLGLPAAVGVVLIFGILKKELTLLMLYQALGLSTLAAIPKVLTPHQMLTFTVFVMFYVPCLATIAAIKKEVGTKSALIITALSFFIASFLAFLVRFI, encoded by the coding sequence TTGAAAACAATAGCCTTAATTGGACAACCCAATTGCGGCAAAAGCACCCTTTTTAATCAGATAGCAGGATACAAAAGCCTTTCTGCCAATTTTCCTGGTGCTACCGTTGAATATACCAAAGGTCAAACCTACATTAACGATGAGCTTGTGGAGGTTGTAGACCTTCCAGGCACATATTCTTTAAGCTGGTATGACGATGCAGAAAAAGAAACAGTCAAAGCCCTGTTTTCTATGGATATAGATGTAATAGTCAACATCATCGATGCATCCTCACTTATTAGAAGCATAGAGTTGACGATAGAGCTTATGTCGCTATCAAAGCCTATGGTTGTGGCGTTAAATATGATGGATGAGGCAGCAAGAAAGGGTATCTATATCGATATCAAAAAGCTTGAGAATATATTGGGTGTAAAAGTGGTGCCGATTGTTGCAAAAAAGGGCAAAGGTGTTGCAAGTCTTTTGAAGGAAACAATGAATGCCAAACCGCCCCTGAAGCGTTGTGTTTATTCAAGGGGTGTTGAAAAGTATATAACAAAGGTGTCTGAATGTATTTCTGATAATAATGTAAAAACCCAGTGGCCTACAAAACTGTTGGCTATAAAGGCTATAGAGGGTTTTAAGCCGTGTGAAGAAATAGTAGAAGCAACTCAGCCGTGCAGACAGGCTTTAAAAGAGGCAAAATTTGCTTTAAAAGAAGGGCTTGTGATAGTTCAGGAAAGACATGCCCTATGCATGGATATATTTGAAGCTGTAGCAAGAGTTAAAAAACCAAAGAAAAAAAACACAGAAGGCGTTCTGGATCAATACCTGCTCCATCCAGTGTTTGGCTATTTTTTTATGTTTTTAATTTTCTTTGTAATTTTTTATGTGGTTTTCAACGGAGGGGTACCTGTTGAGAACTTTATTATCTCGATTTTCGATAAAATCGACGGCTTTATAGAGCAGTCGCTGTTGCAACATAAACTCCTTCTTGCAATAACAAAGGGCGTTGTGGATGGCGTGGGTGCTGCCTTTGGTATAGCTTTTCCCTATCTATTGCCGTTTCTGTTTTTGATTTCCCTGCTTGAGGATGTGGGTTATCTGCCACGCATCGGGTTTTTGATGGATTCGTTGATGCATAAGATGGGGATTCACGGCACAAGCGTTATACCGTTTGTTTCTGGATATGGTTGTAGTGTGCCTGCTGTTATGGCTGTAAGGATTTTAAAGGGAAAAAAAGAGAAGTTTATTTCGGCCTTTTTAGCCTCGATGGTGCCATGTTCTGCAAGAACCACCGTGATTATGGGTCTTGTAGGTTATTTTCTTGGTTATGGGTATGCGATTTTGTTGTATGGTTTTAATATCGCGGTGATATTTGTAAGCGGCGTTATTCTAAAACGGCTCTTGCCTGGCATCAATCCTGAAATGATTATAGATATTCCGCCATATAGGCTGCCAACCACAAAAACACTGCTTTTGAAAACATGGCATAAGGTAAAGGATTTTGTTTTCTTAGCTGTACCCATGCTTATTGGTGGTAGCGTTGTTTTGACATTGATTAATTACTATCATTTAGACGGCTATATAAATCAGTTTTTCAAACCGTTTCTTGAGGGTGTTTTGGGCTTGCCGGCTGCTGTGGGAGTTGTGTTGATATTTGGAATTTTAAAGAAAGAGTTAACGTTATTGATGTTGTATCAGGCTCTGGGTTTATCCACCCTTGCTGCAATTCCAAAGGTGTTAACCCCCCATCAAATGCTTACATTTACCGTGTTTGTAATGTTTTATGTGCCCTGTCTTGCAACAATTGCTGCTATTAAAAAAGAAGTGGGTACAAAATCGGCTCTTATAATAACGGCATTAAGCTTCTTTATAGCCTCTTTTCTTGCATTTTTAGTAAGATTTATCTAA
- the sucD gene encoding succinate--CoA ligase subunit alpha, which translates to MAVCVYRTSRVLVQGITGKEGSYHALACKEYGTKVVAGVTPGKGGQKVGDIPVFNTVEEAVKETHPNVSLIFVPPPFAADAILEAVGSGIKTVVCITEGIPVLDMVKVKRVIEKEGVTLIGPNCPGIITPGATKIGIMPGHIFTRGSVGIISRSGTLLYETADQITKAGLGQSTCVGIGGDPIVGTDYIFWLKKFEEDPETEAVMMVGEIGGNAEEKAAEFIKNGGITKPVFAFIAGRTAPPGRRMGHAGAIIMGKSGTAESKYKALREAGVHTIENPGFIGETIAKVLKEKALI; encoded by the coding sequence ATGGCTGTATGTGTATATAGAACAAGCAGGGTTTTAGTGCAGGGTATAACAGGTAAAGAGGGAAGTTATCACGCCCTGGCATGTAAAGAGTATGGCACAAAGGTTGTTGCTGGTGTAACGCCAGGAAAGGGTGGACAAAAAGTCGGTGATATTCCCGTTTTTAATACAGTTGAAGAGGCAGTTAAAGAAACTCATCCCAATGTCAGCCTGATTTTTGTTCCACCGCCATTTGCTGCCGATGCAATACTGGAAGCTGTAGGAAGCGGCATAAAAACCGTTGTATGTATAACAGAAGGTATCCCTGTACTTGACATGGTAAAGGTCAAAAGGGTTATAGAAAAAGAGGGTGTTACACTGATAGGGCCAAACTGCCCTGGCATTATAACACCTGGAGCAACAAAGATAGGTATTATGCCGGGTCATATATTTACACGCGGTAGTGTAGGTATTATCTCAAGAAGTGGAACACTGCTTTATGAAACAGCTGATCAGATAACAAAAGCAGGGTTGGGCCAGTCAACATGCGTGGGAATAGGTGGTGATCCAATTGTTGGAACAGACTATATCTTCTGGCTGAAAAAATTTGAAGAAGACCCAGAGACAGAAGCTGTAATGATGGTCGGTGAAATCGGTGGTAATGCCGAGGAGAAAGCTGCTGAATTCATTAAAAATGGTGGTATAACCAAACCGGTATTTGCATTTATTGCTGGTAGAACTGCACCTCCAGGAAGAAGAATGGGCCATGCCGGTGCTATCATCATGGGAAAGAGCGGCACAGCAGAATCAAAATATAAGGCTTTAAGGGAAGCTGGTGTTCATACCATTGAAAACCCAGGATTTATAGGAGAAACAATAGCCAAAGTTCTGAAAGAAAAAGCACTTATCTAA
- a CDS encoding RNase H family protein, whose amino-acid sequence MLEVYTDGSCIDKDKADGQSVGGWGVYIVFDKKSVSFSGYIDCINPAYVEFFAVLKAFEYIDFYLDEHKNIDFYVDCDYVVTILKELSLKKKITYKGKLIRQNFSLIKEIATYLDKFEITWHIVKSHRGNKGNEMADMLARKAAKQKIK is encoded by the coding sequence ATGTTAGAGGTTTATACTGACGGTAGCTGCATTGATAAGGATAAAGCCGATGGTCAAAGTGTTGGTGGCTGGGGTGTTTATATAGTTTTTGATAAGAAAAGTGTGAGCTTTTCTGGCTACATAGACTGTATAAATCCTGCCTATGTAGAGTTTTTTGCCGTTTTAAAGGCGTTTGAATATATTGATTTCTACCTTGATGAGCATAAAAATATCGATTTCTATGTGGATTGCGATTATGTTGTAACGATTTTAAAAGAATTATCGCTTAAAAAAAAGATAACCTATAAAGGAAAACTTATAAGGCAAAATTTCTCACTTATTAAAGAAATTGCCACCTATTTAGATAAGTTTGAAATAACTTGGCACATTGTCAAGTCCCACAGGGGCAACAAGGGAAACGAAATGGCAGATATGCTGGCACGAAAGGCTGCAAAACAGAAAATAAAGTAA